The Rhodospirillales bacterium genome has a window encoding:
- a CDS encoding trimethylamine methyltransferase family protein: MARQRRTRKDLGTERRALNTLPWRKVENPFPPIEPLRADQIEAIHRTSLRVLDELGMKVLCGETRSLLRDAGARVDEAGEMVFMEPGLVEERITTTPEHFTQHARNPAKSIEVGGNVINFGPVGGPAFTSDLDRGRRAGTFNELCDFIRLIQMFDILQISGAGSFAPLDLHQDSRHLDQGLAAYTLTDKVVGSGLLGAGRARDGLELAKIAHGMNDSDLERKVVTAGGINTNSPRQLDANMAQGLLTLTRANQPVVVTPFTLSGAMAPATVAGALAQQNAEALFGLALIQIVRPGAPAVYGGFTSNVDMKTGAPAFGTPEYTLATQATGQLCRRYGVPYRSSNTNASNAPDAQAAYESMMSLWAAVMGHANIIFHAAGWLEGGLVGNFEKLIIDVEMLQMMAVYLEGIRVDDDSLAFDAIAEVQPGGHYFGARHTLARYEDAFYAPLVSDWNNFENWSEAGAKDTATRANDVWKRMLKNYEKPPLDPAREEAMRDYVAQRKEAIHGKAA, encoded by the coding sequence ATGGCGCGACAACGCCGGACGCGGAAGGACCTGGGCACCGAGCGCAGGGCGCTCAACACCCTGCCGTGGCGCAAGGTCGAGAACCCCTTCCCGCCGATCGAACCGTTGCGCGCCGATCAGATCGAGGCGATCCACCGCACGTCGCTGCGCGTGCTCGACGAACTCGGCATGAAGGTGCTCTGCGGGGAGACGCGGAGCCTGCTGCGCGATGCCGGTGCGCGGGTCGACGAGGCAGGCGAGATGGTCTTCATGGAGCCCGGGCTCGTGGAGGAACGGATCACGACGACACCCGAACATTTTACACAGCACGCACGCAATCCTGCAAAATCGATCGAGGTCGGCGGCAACGTCATCAACTTCGGACCGGTCGGCGGGCCTGCCTTCACCAGCGATCTCGACCGCGGTCGACGCGCCGGCACTTTCAACGAACTCTGTGATTTCATTCGCCTGATCCAGATGTTCGACATTCTCCAGATCAGCGGTGCGGGATCGTTCGCGCCGCTCGATCTTCATCAGGACTCGCGCCACCTCGATCAGGGGCTCGCGGCCTACACGCTGACCGACAAGGTGGTGGGATCGGGCCTTCTGGGTGCCGGCAGGGCACGCGACGGCCTGGAACTCGCCAAGATTGCCCATGGCATGAACGACAGCGACCTGGAGCGGAAGGTCGTGACAGCGGGCGGCATCAACACGAACTCGCCGCGACAGCTCGACGCCAACATGGCCCAGGGGCTTCTGACGCTGACCCGTGCCAACCAGCCCGTGGTCGTCACACCCTTCACCTTGTCCGGCGCGATGGCGCCCGCCACCGTGGCGGGCGCGCTGGCTCAGCAGAACGCCGAGGCGCTGTTCGGCCTGGCGCTGATCCAGATCGTCCGGCCCGGCGCGCCTGCGGTCTACGGCGGCTTCACCAGCAATGTTGACATGAAGACCGGCGCACCGGCCTTCGGGACGCCGGAATACACACTGGCGACCCAGGCGACCGGTCAGCTCTGCCGCCGCTACGGGGTGCCCTATCGTTCATCGAACACAAACGCATCGAATGCGCCCGATGCCCAAGCCGCCTATGAGAGCATGATGTCGCTCTGGGCCGCAGTCATGGGCCACGCCAACATCATCTTTCACGCCGCGGGCTGGCTCGAAGGCGGCCTTGTCGGCAACTTCGAAAAGCTGATCATCGACGTCGAGATGCTGCAAATGATGGCGGTCTATCTGGAAGGCATTCGGGTCGACGACGACAGCCTCGCCTTCGACGCCATCGCCGAGGTCCAGCCGGGCGGGCACTATTTCGGCGCCCGACATACGCTGGCGCGCTACGAGGACGCCTTCTACGCACCGCTGGTGTCGGACTGGAACAACTTCGAGAACTGGTCGGAGGCTGGCGCCAAGGACACCGCCACACGCGCCAACGACGTCTGGAAGCGCATGTTGAAGAACTACGAGAAACCGCCGCTCGACCCCGCCAGGGAGGAGGCGATGCGGGACTACGTTGCCCAGCGCAAGGAAGCGATCCACGGCAAGGCGGCCTAG
- a CDS encoding aminopeptidase P family protein yields MRGYRLGRVQQMLQERNLGGVLLYDPINVRYANGSSNMQVWILHNQHRYCWVPATGKTVLFDDPLTVHLAEHLETIAEIRPARTWTYFGAGDDYESKVTVWADELADVIRETAGGETRVAADHLDPSGAKALEARGFTIHNGQEVMERARSIKSDDEIRAMLISISVCEAGMAKMQEELRAGITENQLWSNLHQVNIAMGGEWIETRLLSSGGRTNPWFRECSDRIIRAGELVAFDTDMIGPFGYCSDISRTWFCKPGRPTDEQKRLYNYAYEQIQTNIDEMRAGRTFREVAETSWRVPNEFVARRYGAMTHGVGLADEWPYLTFSDKADTSMPGMLEAGMTVCVESYIGAEDGNEGVKLEEQVLVTGDGPQRLSTYPYEHELLN; encoded by the coding sequence ATGCGTGGCTACCGACTCGGCCGCGTGCAGCAGATGCTGCAGGAGAGGAACCTCGGCGGCGTCTTGCTCTACGACCCGATCAATGTGCGCTACGCCAACGGCTCGTCGAACATGCAGGTCTGGATCCTGCATAACCAGCACCGCTACTGCTGGGTACCCGCCACGGGCAAGACGGTGCTGTTCGACGATCCGCTCACCGTCCATCTGGCGGAGCATCTGGAGACCATCGCCGAGATCCGGCCGGCGCGGACATGGACCTATTTCGGTGCAGGCGACGACTATGAAAGTAAGGTCACCGTGTGGGCCGATGAACTGGCCGATGTGATCCGCGAGACCGCCGGCGGCGAGACGCGCGTGGCCGCAGACCACCTCGACCCCTCAGGCGCGAAGGCGCTGGAGGCCCGGGGTTTCACGATCCACAACGGCCAGGAAGTCATGGAGCGGGCCCGTTCGATCAAGTCCGATGACGAGATCCGGGCGATGCTGATTTCGATCTCCGTCTGCGAGGCCGGCATGGCGAAGATGCAGGAGGAGCTCAGGGCCGGCATCACCGAGAATCAGCTCTGGTCGAACCTCCATCAGGTCAACATCGCCATGGGTGGTGAGTGGATCGAAACCCGACTGCTGTCCTCGGGCGGGCGCACCAACCCGTGGTTTCGCGAATGCAGCGACCGGATCATCCGGGCGGGCGAACTGGTGGCCTTCGACACCGATATGATCGGTCCCTTCGGTTACTGTTCCGACATCAGCCGCACCTGGTTCTGCAAGCCTGGCCGCCCGACCGACGAGCAGAAGCGCCTTTACAACTACGCTTACGAGCAGATCCAGACGAACATCGACGAGATGCGCGCGGGGCGCACCTTCCGCGAGGTCGCCGAGACCTCCTGGCGGGTGCCCAACGAGTTCGTCGCCCGGCGCTACGGGGCGATGACCCACGGCGTGGGCCTTGCCGACGAATGGCCATATCTGACCTTCTCCGACAAGGCCGATACCTCAATGCCCGGCATGCTGGAAGCCGGCATGACCGTCTGTGTCGAGAGCTACATCGGGGCCGAGGACGGCAACGAGGGCGTCAAGCTGGAGGAGCAGGTCCTGGTCACCGGGGACGGTCCCCAGCGCCTGTCGACCTATCCTTACGAACACGAGCTCCTGAACTGA
- a CDS encoding aminopeptidase P family protein, protein MRAYRLGRIQEQLGRLDIGGIILYDPLNIRYATGSSNMQVWFTHNPIRYCWVPVEGVPVLFDYAKSMHLHGHLETIREVRPAIGYIYMTASERIDERVALWARDIDEVMRGDNAGKRIAADRLDFEGANALQAMGYELHSGTRVTELARVIKSDDEVAAMCIAISACEAGMTKMHEELRPGITEIELWSHLHRVNIALGGEWIETRLLASGGRTNPWFREASSRIIRAGELVAFDTDLVGPLGYCADISRTYFCGPGRPTDEQKRLYTYAYEQVQHNIDMLQPGMTFVEAAQKSWRIPNEFHARRYGITAHGVGLVDEYPSIAFTDNADMSSTGMLETGMTLCVESYIGAEDGNEGVKLEEQVLITDKGAARLSTFPYEDVLLN, encoded by the coding sequence ATGCGTGCCTACCGGCTGGGCCGCATTCAGGAGCAGCTCGGGCGCCTCGATATCGGCGGCATCATCCTCTACGACCCGCTCAACATCCGCTACGCGACCGGCTCGTCCAACATGCAGGTCTGGTTCACCCACAACCCGATCCGCTACTGCTGGGTCCCGGTCGAAGGCGTGCCGGTGCTGTTCGACTATGCGAAGTCGATGCACCTCCATGGCCATCTGGAAACCATCCGCGAGGTCCGGCCGGCGATCGGCTACATTTACATGACCGCCTCCGAACGTATCGATGAGCGGGTCGCGCTCTGGGCAAGGGACATCGACGAGGTCATGCGCGGCGACAACGCGGGCAAGCGCATTGCCGCCGACCGTCTCGATTTCGAGGGTGCCAACGCCCTGCAGGCGATGGGTTACGAACTCCACAGCGGCACGCGCGTCACCGAGCTGGCGCGCGTCATCAAGTCCGACGACGAGGTCGCCGCCATGTGCATCGCGATCTCGGCCTGCGAGGCCGGCATGACGAAGATGCATGAGGAGCTCCGGCCCGGCATCACCGAGATCGAGCTCTGGTCGCATCTCCACCGGGTCAACATCGCGCTCGGCGGCGAATGGATCGAGACCCGGCTTCTGGCATCGGGCGGGCGCACGAACCCGTGGTTCCGCGAGGCGTCCAGCCGGATCATCCGGGCCGGCGAGCTGGTCGCCTTCGACACCGATCTCGTCGGACCGCTGGGCTACTGCGCCGATATCTCACGCACGTACTTCTGCGGGCCCGGGCGCCCGACCGACGAACAGAAGCGGCTCTACACCTATGCCTACGAGCAGGTGCAGCACAACATCGACATGCTGCAGCCCGGCATGACCTTCGTCGAGGCGGCCCAAAAGTCCTGGCGCATCCCCAACGAGTTCCACGCCCGCCGCTATGGCATCACCGCCCACGGCGTCGGCCTGGTCGACGAGTACCCGTCGATCGCCTTCACCGACAATGCCGATATGTCGTCGACCGGCATGCTGGAGACCGGCATGACGCTCTGCGTCGAAAGCTACATCGGTGCCGAGGACGGCAACGAAGGCGTGAAACTCGAAGAGCAGGTCCTGATCACCGACAAGGGTGCGGCACGGCTCTCGACCTTCCCTTACGAGGATGTGCTGCTGAACTGA